Part of the Streptomyces sp. NBC_01264 genome, GGCGCCCCGATCGCCCCGGCCACCCTCGACTTCCTGCGGGCCTGCGGGATCGCGGTCTTCGAGGGCTACGGCATGACGGAGTCCGCCGGGGTCATCAGCCTCAACCACCCGGACGAGGTCCGCTACGGATCGGTGGGCCGCCCGATCGCCGGGTGCGAGGTCCGCATCGCGGAGGACGGGGAGGTCCTGGCCCGGGGGCCGATGATCTTCCCCGGGTACCACGCGAACGACGCGGCGACGGCGGAGGCGCTGGACGGGGAGGGCTGGCTGCACACGGGTGACCTGGGGGAGGTCGACGCGGAGGGGTTCCTCTCCATCACCGGCCGCAAGAAGGAGCTGATCATCACCTCGGCGGGCAAGAACATCACCCCGACGGAGTGGGAGTTCGCCGTACAGCGCTCCCGTTACGTCTCCCGCGCCGTCATGATCGGCGACCGCCGCCCGCACCCGGTGGCCCTGATCACCCTGGACGCGGAGGAGATCGCCGCCTGGGCCGTGCGGGAGTCGGTGAGCCTGGATGCCGGTGCCTCCGGCGACCCCGGTGGTCACCCGGCCGTACGGGCCCTCGTCGCGGAGGCGGTCGAGGCGGCCAACGCCACGGTCTCGCGCCCGGCCCGCGTCCGGGCCTTCCGGGTCCTGCCGGGGGAGTTTGCTGTGGAGGCGGGAACTCTTACCCCGACCCTGAAGCTCCGGCGGAGGGCGGTGGCGGAGCGGTACGCGGGGGAGATCGAGGGGCTGTACGGGTAGGGGGTGTCGGGGTGGGCGGGGGCGTTGACAGGGTCCGGGATCCCCCCGGGGAACGGCCGGGAGGGAGGAGGGGGGAGGAGCGGCCGAGTCACGAATGCGCAGCCCCCTCCGGCCGGTGGGCATCCACGCACGGCCCCGGAGGCGACCGCCGCAGGCTGCCGTCCGGGGCCGGCTTATCGGTTCGGACCTTCCTGCTGGGCCTGCTGCTTAGAGTGAGCCCGTCGACCGGCGGGGGAGTCGGTCAGCGGACGGGGAGAGCCATGGCATTCCGTAAGTTCCTGAGCGCGTTGGGCGTCAGTGCGCCGAGTGTGGAGACGGTCGTCGAGAACCCGCGCGTCGGCCCGGGTGGGACCCTGCGTCTCGTGGTCACCGCCGTGGGTGGCGGCGCCGATGTGGACATCGAGCGGGTGCGGCTGGACGTCGTTGTACGGGCCGAGGATCTTGAGTACAACGACAAGACCGCGTGGGAGCACCCCTACACGGTGGTGACGGTCGACCTCGACGGCTTCCGGCTGCCCGCTGGTGAGACCGTGACGGTTCGCGGTGAGGTCGTGCTGCCGTGGGAGATGCCGCTCACACACGCGCTGGGTGCGCCCATCACGGGCGGACGGGCGGCGGTCCGCACCGAGCTGGAGGTGGACAAGGCGGTGGATCAGGGCGACTTCGACGAGATCGAGGTGCACGCCCTGCCCGCCCAGGACGCGATCCTGCAGGCCTACACGGACCTGGGGTTCCGGCTGCGCGAGGCCGAGGTCAAGATCGGGTTCCTCCCGGAGCTCGCGCCGCGCATGGAGTCCCGGCAGACGGAGAGCTGCTGGCAGGAGATCGACTTCTTCTTCCCGGAGAGCGTGAACTGGGGGCTGGAGGAGCTGGAGACGGTCCTCATCGCCCGTGAGGACTCCCTGGACGCCCACCCGGGAGGCTTCCCGCCAGCCACCTTCGTCTACGACGAGCTGGACCAGCAGGCATGGACGGAGAAGCTGGAGGAGCACGTGCGCGCCCACTGGCAGCCGGCGCACGGCTAGGGGTCATCGTTCGGGAGGGCTTGAGTGTGTGCGGCTCCGGACCCGCTTGTTAGGGGATCAGGGCCGCCACGCCATCGAGGATCCGCTCCAGGCCGAAGTCCAGCGGGCTGCCGCCCTGCGGAGCGAAGGCGCCCGCCGCGATCGCCTCCGTCAGGGCGGGGAAGCGTTCCTCGTGGCGCTTCAGGACTTCGGCCGTCAGCTGTGCCCACTCTTCGTTCGCCGACTCGTCGTGGTCGACGTACTGCTGGGCGACGTTGCGAACATGGCCCACGAGCAGGAGGAACGTGTCGTGCCGCTGGGTGGCTGACAGCCCTGTTCCGGCCAGGGCTGCCAAGGCCGTGTCCAGCCAGCCGAGTTGATGAGGGCCCATGATCTGGCGGCGCATGCCGGTCGCCGTCAGGATCCACGGGTGGCGGCGGTACATCGCCAGGCACTGCCGGGCCCACTCGGTCAGCTGCGGGCGCCAGCCGCCGGGGATGTCGCTGACCGGGACCGGGGGGCCGGCCGCGAGGTCGACCATCAGGTCGAGGAGTTCCGTCTTGCCGGGAACGTACCGGTAGAGCGCCATCGCGGTGACGCCGAATTCCTTGGCCACCCGCGCCAGCGAGACTGCGTCCAGGCCCTCCCTGTCGGCGATCCCGATGGCCGCCTCCGCGATCCGGCCCGCGGTGAGCGAGGGCTTAGGGCCCCGGCTCGGCAGCTCCTGCTCGCCCCAGAGCAGCGCGAAGCTCGCCTTCACGCCGCCCTGCTTCCCGGCCTTCTTCGTGGCCACACACGCCTCCTCCGCCGAACCCGTTGACACCTCACTCTAACTGTTTATAACGTATAGCCAACCGCTTACGGCATATACAGTTTCGCTGGAACGGACACTCAGGGAGTCGTCATGCTTGCCGCCATCGTCGCCACCTCCGCAGCCGCCCTCCTCGCCGCGCCGGCGGCCGGGGTCCTCGGCCACCGCGCCCTCAAGCGCTTCCGTAACGCTTCACTGATGAAGATCGACGCTCCGAACGGCATCGATGAGCAGGGCTTCGTCCTCATCGGCGGCATCGAGCAGTGGATCTCGGTCCGCGGCGAGGACCTGGCCAACCCGGTCATCCTGGAACTGCACGGCGGCCCCGGAGCCTCGACCGCGATCTTCGGGCCGCGCACCAGATCCTGGGAGAAGCACTTCACGATCGTCCGCTGGGACATGCGCGGCGCCCTCAAGACCCTCGGCCGCGGCGGTCCGCAGGGACAGGGCGAGATGACCTTCGACCGGATCCACGCGGACGCGATCGAGGTCACCGACCACGTACGCACCCGCCTCGGCGTCGACAAGATCGTCCTGCTCGGCCATTCCTACGGAAGCGCCTTCGGCCTGCGACTCGCCCGCGAGTTCCCCGAGCGCTATTCCGCCTACGTCGGCACCGACCAGAACATCCACGACGCCGGCCGCGACGACTTCGTACACCAGGCCCTGCTCACCCGCCTGCGCACTGCCGGAAAGCGCAAGGAACTGGCGGCAGTCGGGGCGCTCCACCCCGATGAGCAGCAGTGGACGGCCCGCGAACGCGCGATGCACGCCAAGCTGGTGGCCACCAGCGACCCGCTGACCCTGGACACGATGAAGAAGGTCGTCATGGGGTCCCTGTGGTTCTCGCCGCTGCACTCGTTGCGAGAGCTGGGGCTCTTCGTCAAGGGCATGACCCTCTCGGAGCAGATCACCGAGACCACCGCCGGGTTCGACGACTGGGCGGACGGCACGAAGTTCGAGCTCCCCTTCTTCATCTTCCAGGGTGAGAAGGACGTCCTTGCGTCGCCGGAGCTCGCCCGCCGCTTCTTCGACGACGTCCAGGCGCCGGTCAAGGGCTTCGCGGCGATCGAGGACTGCAGCCACTTCGCGGCGTTCCGGCGGCCGGAGCGGTTCCTGGAACTGCTGCTGACCCACGTACGGCCGCACGTCGCCGGCTAGTCGGCTGTCGGCATCGGAGGGTCAGGAGAGGCAGAACTCGTTGCCCTCGATGTCCTGCATCGTGATGCACGATTCGTTGACGTCATCGGCGCGCTGCGTCAGTACGTGCTTCGCGCCGAGTGCCATCAGCCGTGCGCATTCGGCCTCGAGCGTGGCCAGGCGCTCGTCACCCACGAGGCCTGTGCCGACCCGCACATCAAGGTGCAGCCGGTTCTTGACGACCTTGCCTTCGGGAACCCGCTGGAAGAGCACGCGCGGGCCCACCCCCGAGGGGTCGGTGCACGCGAAGTAGACCTCGTCCTCGGGCGGCAGCGTGAGGTGGTATTCCTCCCACGTGGCGAAGCCGTCCGGGACCGCCGGTACGACGTACCCCAGCACCTCGCACCAGAAGGCGGCGAGGCGCGCAGGTTCCGCGCAGTCGAAGGTCACTTGGAACTGCTTGATCGTTGACATCGGCGCACGATAACAGGGGCCCCGCCCATCTCCGAATCACCCAGGGGGGGAAGGGGCGATTCCGCCGCCGGAGCTGTCAAGCGGAATCTGGTGATGATCATGGCTACGTCGAAATGGTCCAATCCCTACTTGGTCGGTCTTACCCGTCCTACACTTCGAGCCGTCAACGCCAAAAAGAGCCAGGGGGGCGCGAAATGGCGGGTAGTAATTCGACGGTCCAAGTTCGTGTGCAAGAGGGTGTGCTGTGGGTCGACGGTGAGGCATATCCGTTGCACAACATCTCCACGTGGGGCAGCGCGTATTGGAGGTGGACAAGGGGGCGGCCTGGCGCAGGTTCATCGGCCGGGCTTTCCTCTGCCTGGTCATCGGCGGAATCGCGGTGGCCATCTTCGGGAACGTCGCCGGAGTCATCGCGGTCGCCGTCTTCGGGTTGCTGGTCTGGCAGCTCGTGAAGGTGATCAGCAGGCCCCCGGTGTACGGCCTGGTCCTCAACACCTCGGGCATCCAGCGCGAGGCGGTGTGGTCGCTGGACCGCACCGAGATCGAGAACCTGGTCTTCGAGATCACCAAGGCCATCGGCCGGCCCAACGCCGCGCCGGTGACCATCAACATCAAGGAAGCCGTCATGGGCGACCAGATCAAGCAGTACGGCGCCGGCAGCATCGGCCGGGCCGAGCACAGCGGCTCCGGGGACATTCGGGGAGGTGGCCGGTGATGGCCGGCGACAGCTACACGCAGCACGGAGCGGGAAGCATCGGACACGCCACGCACTCGGGTTCCGGAGACATCGTGGCCGGAGGCAAATACGTCGGCGGAAATCCGCCGGAGGCCTCGGCGATCGAAAAGCTTCTCGAAGAAGTCCAGGCGATGAGGCGGCGCCTGGACGAGAGCGATCGGGCGGAAGTCGACGCGGCGGTGGAGGAGCTTCAGGGGAATCCCCCCGAGGGGAGATTCCGGAGAATTCTCGCGACCTTCTCCGGAATTGCCACGCTCGTGGGAGAGGCCGGAGTTCCGGTGATCACGGCGGTCAAGGCCCTGATGGGCTGAGGGGTAAGCGGAAGGTGAAGGGAAGGCGAGGGGGCTACGGGCAGTGGCCCCCCTTGTCTTACGCCGACGCTTCCGTGACCCCGCCGAGGAACGCCGACCAGGCGCTGGGGGTGATCGCGAGCTGGGGGCCGGCGTGGATCTTGGAGTCCCTGATGTGGACGGAGTGCGCGCAGTTGGCGACCCCTACGCACTGGCCGCCTTCGCCGCCGCTGTAGCTTGACTTCCGCCAGTCGAAGGCGACTTCGAGGCACTCGCCGCCCTCGCCGGAGCTGTAAGTGCTCTTGAACCAGGCCAGGTCCGTGGTGTTCATTGCCGTTCTCCCAGCATCTTCTCGATCAGGGCAAGGGACTCGTGGGGCGTGAGTGCCTGTGCCCGGATGATCCCATAGCGCTCGCTGTAGACCCTCACCTGTTCCGGGTCGGTGATGAGGTTGGCGTGGCCGTAACTCTCGGTGTAGGCAACCTCGTTGCGCCCCTTGTGGCGTAGGAGGGTGAAGGCGCTGTCCAGGGCAGGGTGTTCGTCGCGGTCCAGCGGCATCACCTGGAACTGGACAGTGCGCAGGCTGCCCACGCTCAGGAGGCGGCCCAACTGTGCACGGTGGACGTCGTTGCCGCCCGTCGGACGCAGCAGGACGGACTGCTCCAGCACGAAGCTGAAGGTAGGTGCGGGCCACCGTTCCAGGATCACCTGGCGGGCGAGCCGGTCCGCCACGCGTTTCTCGATGGTCTCCTCGTCTAGTACCGGACGGCGGTGTCGGAATAGGGCCCGGGCATAGGCTTCGGTCTGAAGCAGACCGGGAATCGCCTGCACGCCGTAGTAGTGCAGCGCCACCGCCCGCGACTCCGCGTCCGCGAACTTCCGGAACCAATCCGGGTGCCGGGTCCGAGCCCGCTTCAGCGCCTCCGTCACGTCGGGGATCGCCGCCAGCAGGATCCCGCCCGCGCCGAGCTCGCGGTCGACGTTCTTCAGGAAGTCCGGCTGGGGTGTCCGTACGCCCCGTTCGATGGAGGACACCAGGTCCTCTCCCACGTGTACGAGCGCCGCGAGCTCCTTCTGCTGGAGGCCCGCCCGTTCCCGTAGCACCTTGATGATCTTGCCGAGCGCCTTGAAGAGGTACGCGGTGCCGTCGACCTCCACCGGTCGTTCCGGTTCTTCCTCGCGCTCCGACAGGTCGTTCATCTGCTGAACCGCCCTCGCCCGTACTGCCCGTACACGCAACAACCGCCGGTCCTACGGGGTTTCCCCCGGAGCGCCGCCGTTCCCGGAAAGCGTACGGCGGACCGGCCACGCTCGGTGAGGGGACGGCCGCAATGGGTGACATGGCACCGGGCGGCCGGGGAGGGCTCAGGCCGTACCGGCCGGGTGGTACCGGTACTTCGATGCCTTCAGGACGTCCTCCGCGTACTTCAGGAGGGGTTCGCCCTTGGGGTCGTCGCTCATCCGTGCCTTCGCGCAGGCCCGGTCGAGTTCGGCGGCGTACTCGTCGATCAGCTTGTCCTCGGGGTAGTCGGGCCACTGCCCGTTGAACTTGAGGAACAGTGCGGCCACGGCCCACTGGTCCTGCGACTGGTAGGCGACGTGCCAGTCGGTGCAGGTGGCGAAGTAGCCGTCCAGCGGGTTCAGTTTGGAGTACTTCTCGTCGCCCTCGTACGAGAGCGGGCGCGGTCCGGCAGGGTCGGGCATCGAATTCGAGTTGGTGGGGGCCGGGGGGTGGACCCGGTGGCCTCCGCCGTCTTCCCGTTGCCGCAGCCGGTGGCGGCGAGGGCGAGGAGGGTGGCGGAGCAGAAGAGGGCCGGGATACGGCGGAGTTGGGGAGTCATGGCTGCCTTGCAGGGAGAGAGGTCCCGACCGCACGCGGGAGTCGACCCAACTTTATGAAGCCATTACCCCGGATTCCCTGGCGGAGGTCCCGAGATGGAGGGGCCTTCGGCCCTGGTGCGGGCGTACCGGCCGTACAGGTCGTCGCCGCCGGTCCTACGGGGGTTCCGCGTAGCGCCGCCGGTCCTGGAAAGCGTGCGGCGGACCGGCCACGCTCGGTGGCGTGACGATGGAACTGAGTGACATGGCGCCGGCTGAGTTCCGGCAGCGCCTCTCCGCCACCCCGCGCGGGGCCCGGCTCGCCCGGCGGCTGGTCGGGGTGCAGCTCGGCGCCTGGGGGATTCCGTACGGCTGCGGGCTCGCCGAGGACGTGGAGCTGGTGGTGGGGGAGCTGGCCGCGAACGCCGTGCTGCACGGGCGGGTGCCCGGCCGGGACTTCGAGGTGCGGCTCGGCTAAGACGGCCTACGGGTCCGGGTGGAGGTGAGCGACGGCCGGGGGGACCGGCTGCCGCCCGAGGCGGAGGCGGCCGTGGACCCCTGGTCGGCGGAGGGCGGGCGCGGGCTGATGCTCGTACGGGCCCTGGCGCGGGAATGGGGCGTCGCGCCGAGGGACCGGGGCGGGCCGGGGAAGACGGTGTGGGCCTGCCTGTGACCGGGGGGTGCGGCCGGGGCGCGGCTATCGTCGGCGCATGCAGCCAAAGGTGGTCCTCTTCGACCTCGGGGGCGTCGTCTGCCGCTTCCATCCGGAGCGGCGGCTTGCCGCGCTGGGCAGGGCATGCGGGATCACTCCCGAGCGGGTGGAGAGCGGGCTCTACGCATCCGGGCTCATCTCACGGTGGGACCTCGGCCTCGATTCCCCCTCGGAGATGCACCGCACGATCCAGGAAAGGCTGGGGTTCCAAGGAAGCATCCGGGCCCTCCAGGAGATCTGGTGCCGTGCCTTCGAACCGGATCTGAAGGTGCTCACGCTGGTCGACGCGGTGCGTCCGCTCCGCACCGCTCTGCTCACCGACAACGACCCCCTGCTGCTGGAAGCGTTCCCGGACCTGTTCCCCCAGGTCGCTTCCCGTTTCGATGACTTGTTCTTCTCCTGCCGTCTGGGAGCTGTCAAGCCCGAGCCGGTGGTGTTCACCCAGGCCCTCGACACGATGGGCTTCGCACCCGCGGAAGCCGTGTTCATCGATGACAGGGCCGCGAACGTCGCTGCCGCCCGCGGGCTGGGGATCACCGCGATCCACTTCCGCGACCCCGTCGGACTCGGCGCCGCACTGGATGCGCTCCTGCCGCGGTGACCGCCGGCAACCCGTGCCGGGGGGGTATCCCCCGTTCCGATCTTGGGGTGTGCCGGATCGTGCCCCGCAGGGGGCGGAATTAGCGTCCAGTCATGACTTCGACTCTGCGAAAGCGCCTGGCCATGGCACTCGGTGTCGTGACGCTGCTCACCGCCGAGGTGGTCCCCGCCGTCGCCCAGACCGCCGGCTCCTCCCCTGCGGAGCAGTTACGCCGGGACACCGAGGCGATCCACGCCCTCGGTATCAGCGGTGTCCAGGCCCGCGTCATCGTGCCCGACGGCCGGGAGTCGGTCGCCACCAGCGGTACCGCCGACCTGAACACCGGGCGCCCGGTCCCTTCCGGCGGCTACTTCCGCATGGCCAGTACGTCCAAGACGCTGGTCGCCACCGTGGTCCTCCAACTGGAGGCCGAGGGCAGGCTGTCCCTGGGCGACACGGTCGACCACTGGCTGCCCGGAGTGGTGCGGGGCAACGGCAACGACGGCAGCCGAATCACCGTCCGCCACCTGCTCCAGCACACCAGTGGCATCCGCGAGGCCCTGCCCGGATACACCACGCCGGAGGAGTACTACCAGCAGCGCCACACCATCTACGAACCCGAGCAGCTGGTCGACCTCGCCATGGCCCAGAAGCCGGAGGATTTCTTGCCCGGCAAGGGCTGGGCGTACTCCAACACCGGCTACGTCCTGCTCGACATGATCATCCAGAAGGCCACCGGTCACCCCGCACACCAGGAGATCGAGAACCGCATCCTGCGCCCCCTGGGCCTGGACCAGACCCGGTGGATGGGTACCGAGTCCACCCTGCCCCGACCCCATGCCCAGGCTTACCAGCTCTTCGGCCCCGGTTCCCGGGTGGACGTCACCGACCAGATACCGGTGGACCACGAGAACCTTTCGTGGGTCACGACCACCCGGGACGAGAACCGCTTCCTCCGCGCGCTGCTCGACGGCCGCCTCCTGCCGGCACGGCAGCTGGCCAAGATGAAGCGGACCGTCCCCGTGAGCGCGAAGGTCCAACGGCTGTGGCCCGGGGGCCGATACGGGCTCGGGCTGGTCGAACGCCCTTTGACCTGCGGAGGAACCTACTGGGGCCATGAGGGCGGGGACGGCGGCTACATCACCCTCAACGGCGTCACCGAGGGCGGGCGTCGAAGCGCCGTGGTCTCCATGTCCGAGGCCCGAGGCGACAGCATGGAGCACATGCTGGAGCAGGAGAACGCGGCCAGTGCCCTGATCGACCACGCACTGTGCGCCGGGGGCCCCGGTACCCCGTGAACGGAGGTGCCATCGGCCAGGGCCTCGTCGTTCCGCTACTTCAGGTTGTCGGTGATCAGCTTCTTGAACGCGTCCGGGGTGATCGAGTCGATGCCCTGGCCCGAGTTCACGGTGAGCTTCGTGCCGTTGATGGAGACGTCCGGCGTGCCCTGCATGTTCTGGTCGTAGAAGGCCTGGCCGACCTTCTCGACCCACGGCATGTAGGTGAGTTCCTTGACCGCCTTGTTGAAGGCGGGCGTGCGCAGCCCCGGGACCTGGTTCGCGAGGTCTAGCAGGGTGGCCGTGGAGCCGAACTTGTCGTCCGTTTCCTTCTCCGGGTGGTTCTTGTAGAGCACCTGGAGGTACTCCATGAACTTCTCCGGGCTCTCGTTCGCCGCCGCGCCCAGCGCGTTGACCGCCCGCTTGGAGCCCTTGCCGCCGCCCAGCGCCTTGTCCAAGAACGTGGCGAAGTGGTACTCGACGCGGTACGTGCCCGCGTCCGCCTGCTCCTTGATGGTCTTGCCGAGGCCGATCTCGACGCCCGCGCAGTAGGGGCAGCGCGGGTCGAGCCATACGGAGAGGACGTTCTTCGCGTCGGCCTTGCCGTACGGGATCACGATCCCGTCCTTGCCGGTGGTGTTGGCCGGCTGGACGAAGGGCTTGCCGGCCGCCTCGTCGTCGGCGGAGGGCTGCGACACGTAGAGGCCGATGCCGACCGCGAGGGCCAGTACGGCGACCAGCGCGCCGCCGATCAGCACGCGCCCGCGCAGCTTCTCGCGCCGGGCCCGGGCCTCGCGTTCCTCACGCATCCGTTCGCGGGCCTCGCGCCGCTGGTCCTTCTTGCTGGTTGCCATTCAACAAGGATAAAGGTCGTAGAGCGCTCAAGTAGGTGCCATTGGTGCGAATCGGGCGGGGACCTAAGTCCCTGGTCCGCGCCCGGGCGAGGGTTCGTGAAGATGGGGCGAATGGTGGGACACATCTCCGGGGGTGGCGGTGAGTCGCGGGCGAAGAACTGATAGACAGTTAACCTCCACGGCCACTCGGCCGTCCGCGCGAAGAAGTTTCGGGCGCGCGGAGTGGTGTATGGGTTATGTGGGTTATGTACGTTTTGCGGGGCCCGGACCGGCCGCCGCTCTGGGGGGATCGCCGCGCTGTGAAGCCACTTCACCGTCACCTCGTCAACACCTCGCGCAAAGTCGTGTGCACGGCCGCCCTCGCGGCCAGCCTGACCACCGCAGCTGTCGTGACCAACACGCCGATCGCGGGCGCGGGGGAAGCCGAGCCGACCCCCGACAGCCCCCAGGCGACCGATCGCGGTGACGCCCGGCTGGAGCTCCCGGACCTGGTCGCCGACCCGCCGCCGGCGCCCCCCGGCGCCGCCAGTCCCGACGGGGCCACCGCGGGCATACCCGCGACCGCCCTCGACGCCTACAAGCGCGCCGGGATCTCGGTGGCCGCGGCCCTCCCCGGCTGCCACCTGCCCTGGCAACTGCTGGCGGGCATAGGCCGGGTGGAGTCCGTACACGCCTCCGGCTACGGGCTCAAGGCGGACGGGTACACCGAGAAGCCGATCCGCGGACCGCGCCTGGACGGCAACGGCTTCGCCGAGATCAAGGACACCGACAAGGGCGAGTGGGACGCGGACCCGGAGTACGACCGCGCGGTCGGCCCGATGCAGTTCATCCCCTCCACCTGGTCCACCTGGGGCGCCGACGGCAACGCCGACGGCAAGCGCGACCCGAACAACATCTACGACGCGGCGCTGGGCGCAGGCCTCTACCTCTGCGCGGGCCAGCGCAACCTGTCCGACGCGGGCGACCTCGACAAGGCGATCCTCAGCTACAACAGGTCGCGCGAGTACGTGAACACCGTGCTCGGCTACATGCGGCAGTACCAGGCCGGCCAGGGCGCGACCCCGGTCCCGGACCCGCCGGCCGGCAACTACCCGACGCCGAACCCGCCGCACCTGCCGACGCCGACTCCCACGCCGACCCCCACGCCGACTCCCACCCCCACGCCGACGCCGCCGCCCAAGCCGCCGAAGCCGCCGAAGCCCACCCCGACCCTGGACAGGCTGGTCAAGATCGGCACGCGGGAGCTCACGGCCGAGGCCGGGACCGAGTTCCCGCGCACCCCGCTCATCAAGGCGGTGCTGACCGACGGCATGCCGGCCGTCGGTCAGCAGATCGTGATCTCGATCGACGACGACACCACCGGCCGCACCGTCTTCGCGGCCGACGGCAAGGACTTCGCGGTCCTGCAGACCGACGAGAAGGGCCTGGTCCGGGTTCCGAAGCTGAAGGCGGGCCGCAAGGCGGGCGACTTCACCCTGCGCGCCACCGCCTACGCGGCTTCGGTCGAGGTCTCCGTGAAGATCTCGGGCAAGGTCACCCCGGCCGAGCCGGTCCCCGTCCCCGAGGCGGACCAGCTGGTCCGCAGCGACGCGAACGCGGGCAAGCCGCTGACCGCGGTGGCCGGAACCGGGATCAAGGGCGTGCAGTTCCTGGCGACGGCCAAGGACAAGCCGGTCGCCGGGGCCAAGGCCACGGCAGGGCTCGGCTCCAAGGACAAGGACGGGAAGTGGGTCCCGGCGGACCCGGCCAAGGCGGGGGAGACCCCGTACTTCCTGGACAAGGACGGCAACAAGCTGACGGAGCTGGCGCTCCCGGCGACCGGGGCCGACGGCAAGATCGACCTGCCGGAACTGTCCACCACGGGCGTCGCCTCGGGCACGTACACGCTCCGCGTGCGGATCTCGGACCAGGTGGTGCTCTTCCTGGAGATCACCGTCACCGCGGCCGAGCCTCCGGTCACCGACAAGCCGGAGACGCAGCCGCCGGTGACCGAGCAGCGGACCCGCAAGGGCTAGGCCGTCTCTTTCGGATCTTGCCGGGCCCGCGACGCCCGGCACCGCGCCTGGCCGCACTGCCGAGGCGACCACGTACGCCCAGTACGCGAACGCCCCGACAGCACGGCCAGGCACGGCACCAGACGCCGCGGACTCGGCCGACAAGATCCGAAAGAGACGGCCTAGGACGCGAAGGCCTGCCGGAGCACCCCGCCGAACTCGGCGGGGTGCGTGGTCAGGCCGGTGTGCCCGCCGGGGAAGTGCAGCAGTTCCCTGCCGAAGCGCTCGGCGAGGTACGCGGCCGGGCGGTAGGGCAGTTCGCCCCGCGAGTCCCGGCCGCCGGCGAGCACGAGCCGGTCCGAGACCGCCTCCAGCCGCTCCAGGTCGGGGGAGTAGGCCATGAAGCCCGGCACGATGCGCCCGAGGAAGTAGGGCAGATCGCCCATCGTCCGCTCGGCCCGGGCGGCCGCGTGCGGCGGCAATTCGGCAGGGGCAGGGGTAGGGGCTGGGACTGGGGCCGGTCCGGGTGCCGGGGCGTCGCCGTCGCTCCTCAGCCCCGCCGCGAACACGCCCATCGCCGGCATCAGTCCCTCCGCCTCCAGGGTGTCCCGTACCCGTGCGAGGAACGCGCGGTGCGCCGGGGCGTCCGGCAGCACCTCCACCACCGGCGGCTCGTGGGCGACGAGGCGTACGAGGCGTTCGGGCCGGGCGGTCAGCAGGTGCAGGGCCGCGATCGCGCCCGAGCTGGAGCCGAAGACCCGGGCGGGCTCGCCGGGCGACAGCAGGTCCAGCAGCCGCAGCGCGTCCTCGGCGTGCTCGGCCACGCTCTGCCCGGCCTCCGGCTCGTCCAGCGAACTGCGGGACAGCCCGCGCGGATCGTAGGAGGCGACGGTGTACTCGGCCGCCAGCGCGTCGGCGACCCCGTCGAAGGCGGCCGCGCCGCCGGTCCCGCCGGGGATCAGCAGCAGCAGCGGGCCCCGGCCGCGCACCTCGTAGTACAGGGTCGCGCCGGGCACGCGCAGGCCGCCGGTGGTCGGGGCGCTCATGCGAAGTCCCCCTTGCGGTGGGCGGAGCGCTGGCTCAGCAGCTGGTGCAGGGCGTCGAGGGACCAGAGCCAGGAGGCCTCGGGCGTCCGCGCGTGGGCGAAACCGCCCGCGGCCTCCAGGGCCACGAACCCGTGGAACGTGCTGCGCAGCAGCCGGGCGGCGTCGGTCAGATCGGGCTCCGCGAGCCCGTAGCCGCGCAGCATCCCGTACGTCAGCGCGATCGCGCGGCGCGGCCCGGCGGCCTGCGCGGCCAGCTCGGGGTCGATCTTGCCCGGGGCCTGCGTCGCCGCGTAGCGGCCGGGGTACTTGTGGGCGTACTCCCGCCAGGCGTTGGCGAACGCCACGAGCGCGTCCTTCCCGGCGAGCCCCGCCGTAGCCTCGGCGATGAGCAGCGTCTTCTCGTCCGCCGCCAGCAGGGCGATCCGCCCGCGGAGGTCCTCCAGGCTGCGGACGTGCGCGTACAGACTCGCGT contains:
- a CDS encoding VOC family protein; the protein is MSTIKQFQVTFDCAEPARLAAFWCEVLGYVVPAVPDGFATWEEYHLTLPPEDEVYFACTDPSGVGPRVLFQRVPEGKVVKNRLHLDVRVGTGLVGDERLATLEAECARLMALGAKHVLTQRADDVNESCITMQDIEGNEFCLS
- a CDS encoding ATP-binding protein, which gives rise to MSDGRGDRLPPEAEAAVDPWSAEGGRGLMLVRALAREWGVAPRDRGGPGKTVWACL
- a CDS encoding DUF6232 family protein — encoded protein: MGQRVLEVDKGAAWRRFIGRAFLCLVIGGIAVAIFGNVAGVIAVAVFGLLVWQLVKVISRPPVYGLVLNTSGIQREAVWSLDRTEIENLVFEITKAIGRPNAAPVTINIKEAVMGDQIKQYGAGSIGRAEHSGSGDIRGGGR
- a CDS encoding TetR/AcrR family transcriptional regulator, translating into MATKKAGKQGGVKASFALLWGEQELPSRGPKPSLTAGRIAEAAIGIADREGLDAVSLARVAKEFGVTAMALYRYVPGKTELLDLMVDLAAGPPVPVSDIPGGWRPQLTEWARQCLAMYRRHPWILTATGMRRQIMGPHQLGWLDTALAALAGTGLSATQRHDTFLLLVGHVRNVAQQYVDHDESANEEWAQLTAEVLKRHEERFPALTEAIAAGAFAPQGGSPLDFGLERILDGVAALIP
- a CDS encoding alpha/beta fold hydrolase, with protein sequence MLAAIVATSAAALLAAPAAGVLGHRALKRFRNASLMKIDAPNGIDEQGFVLIGGIEQWISVRGEDLANPVILELHGGPGASTAIFGPRTRSWEKHFTIVRWDMRGALKTLGRGGPQGQGEMTFDRIHADAIEVTDHVRTRLGVDKIVLLGHSYGSAFGLRLAREFPERYSAYVGTDQNIHDAGRDDFVHQALLTRLRTAGKRKELAAVGALHPDEQQWTARERAMHAKLVATSDPLTLDTMKKVVMGSLWFSPLHSLRELGLFVKGMTLSEQITETTAGFDDWADGTKFELPFFIFQGEKDVLASPELARRFFDDVQAPVKGFAAIEDCSHFAAFRRPERFLELLLTHVRPHVAG
- a CDS encoding helix-turn-helix domain-containing protein, which produces MNDLSEREEEPERPVEVDGTAYLFKALGKIIKVLRERAGLQQKELAALVHVGEDLVSSIERGVRTPQPDFLKNVDRELGAGGILLAAIPDVTEALKRARTRHPDWFRKFADAESRAVALHYYGVQAIPGLLQTEAYARALFRHRRPVLDEETIEKRVADRLARQVILERWPAPTFSFVLEQSVLLRPTGGNDVHRAQLGRLLSVGSLRTVQFQVMPLDRDEHPALDSAFTLLRHKGRNEVAYTESYGHANLITDPEQVRVYSERYGIIRAQALTPHESLALIEKMLGERQ
- a CDS encoding DUF397 domain-containing protein, whose product is MNTTDLAWFKSTYSSGEGGECLEVAFDWRKSSYSGGEGGQCVGVANCAHSVHIRDSKIHAGPQLAITPSAWSAFLGGVTEASA
- a CDS encoding sporulation protein; its protein translation is MAFRKFLSALGVSAPSVETVVENPRVGPGGTLRLVVTAVGGGADVDIERVRLDVVVRAEDLEYNDKTAWEHPYTVVTVDLDGFRLPAGETVTVRGEVVLPWEMPLTHALGAPITGGRAAVRTELEVDKAVDQGDFDEIEVHALPAQDAILQAYTDLGFRLREAEVKIGFLPELAPRMESRQTESCWQEIDFFFPESVNWGLEELETVLIAREDSLDAHPGGFPPATFVYDELDQQAWTEKLEEHVRAHWQPAHG